The following coding sequences lie in one Deltaproteobacteria bacterium genomic window:
- a CDS encoding SAM-dependent methyltransferase, whose amino-acid sequence MNVSTRSRSRLRQTVSRHLRRGFVRAIFARPGGGDDEVVEGDGGVPDAAAITGLLERALAAADAGRVKQTWIIDAEHRVLIDARHGGGKPIAHDSERVIKQMGGKDRVLRPDRSQPLLQVIGIMNPDGTISAKHAKKYKQISHFVELCRPIWDGLRSQRDFAAEPLRVLDLGCGNGYLTFVMTEALRLAELPARLHGVDVRGDVIARCRERAGTLGYHELAFSCATIADVEQAAALLGGPPDLVVALHACDTATDDALALAIEAGARAILVAPCCQHEIAAQLATAAGRDGDGPLRWSPAMQRHSLLRQDFAATLTDALRIDVLEALGWSVDTLEFVDDSHTPKNLLLRARLRGSVRERGALAAVRQRCAALGIAPRLLSRL is encoded by the coding sequence ATGAACGTCTCGACGCGCTCGCGCTCGCGGCTGCGCCAGACGGTGTCGCGTCACCTGCGACGCGGCTTCGTGCGGGCCATCTTCGCGCGACCCGGTGGCGGCGACGACGAGGTGGTCGAGGGTGACGGCGGCGTGCCCGATGCCGCCGCGATCACGGGATTGCTCGAGCGGGCGCTCGCCGCCGCGGACGCCGGTCGCGTGAAGCAGACCTGGATCATCGACGCCGAGCACCGCGTGCTGATCGACGCGCGACACGGTGGTGGCAAGCCCATCGCGCACGACTCCGAGCGCGTGATCAAGCAGATGGGTGGCAAGGACCGCGTGCTGCGGCCCGATCGCTCGCAGCCACTGCTGCAGGTGATCGGGATCATGAACCCCGACGGCACCATCAGCGCCAAGCATGCCAAGAAGTACAAACAGATCTCGCACTTCGTCGAGCTGTGCCGACCGATCTGGGACGGGCTGCGATCGCAGCGCGACTTCGCGGCGGAACCACTGCGCGTGCTCGACCTCGGCTGCGGCAACGGCTACCTCACCTTCGTGATGACCGAGGCGCTGCGCCTGGCCGAGCTGCCCGCACGCCTGCACGGCGTCGATGTGCGCGGCGATGTCATCGCGCGCTGCCGCGAGCGCGCCGGTACACTCGGCTACCACGAGCTCGCGTTCTCGTGCGCGACGATCGCCGATGTCGAGCAGGCCGCCGCGCTGCTGGGCGGTCCGCCCGATCTCGTGGTCGCGCTGCACGCCTGCGACACCGCCACCGACGACGCGCTCGCGCTCGCGATCGAGGCCGGCGCACGGGCGATCCTCGTCGCGCCGTGCTGCCAGCACGAGATCGCCGCCCAGCTGGCCACCGCCGCCGGCCGCGACGGCGACGGCCCGCTCCGCTGGTCGCCCGCGATGCAGCGCCACAGCCTGCTGCGCCAGGACTTCGCCGCCACCCTCACCGACGCACTGCGCATCGACGTGCTCGAGGCGCTGGGCTGGTCGGTCGACACGCTCGAGTTCGTCGACGACAGCCACACACCGAAGAACCTACTGCTGCGCGCACGGCTGCGAGGCAGCGTGCGGGAGCGTGGCGCGCTGGCGGCGGTGCGACAGCGCTGTGCCGCACTGGGCATCGCGCCGCGCCTGCTCTCGCGGCTGTGA
- the trpS gene encoding tryptophan--tRNA ligase → MVETTARAESRPRLLTGDRPTGPLHLGHLVGSLETRVALQHDHECFIIVADLHTLTTRPRAEEVAELPGYVRDIVLDQLAVGIDPERATFYLQSAVPAVYDLAILLQMLVPKLRLEQIGSLRSMARAAALPDDAMTMGLLAYPVLQAADILMARASVVPVGLDNEEHIAIARECASVFNELYGDLFPLPQARISRWSSLPGIERGVAGSGAKMSKSLGNAVFLGDSAEVVAAKLRTLEFGDAERASPHEPALLVFARVFMGEDEARELGAGLRAGSLSLAAAHDALIAAIERRLQPIRERRSALAGEVGLVEEIIVDGTIRAREVANVTLARAREAIGLEPLWSGLVTATQARAKARKRPY, encoded by the coding sequence ATGGTCGAGACCACTGCCCGCGCCGAATCGCGTCCCCGGCTGCTCACCGGCGATCGGCCGACCGGCCCGCTCCACCTGGGCCACCTGGTCGGTAGCCTCGAGACCCGCGTCGCGCTGCAGCACGACCACGAGTGCTTCATCATCGTCGCCGATCTGCACACGTTGACCACTCGGCCCCGGGCCGAGGAGGTCGCAGAGCTGCCCGGCTACGTGCGGGACATCGTGCTCGACCAGCTCGCGGTCGGCATCGACCCCGAGCGCGCGACCTTCTACCTGCAGTCGGCGGTGCCGGCGGTCTACGACCTCGCGATCCTCCTGCAGATGTTGGTGCCGAAACTACGGCTCGAGCAGATCGGTAGCCTGCGCTCGATGGCCCGCGCCGCCGCGCTGCCGGACGACGCGATGACCATGGGCCTGCTGGCGTATCCGGTGCTGCAGGCCGCCGACATCCTGATGGCGCGGGCCAGCGTGGTGCCGGTCGGGCTCGACAACGAGGAGCACATCGCGATCGCCCGCGAGTGCGCGAGCGTGTTCAACGAGCTCTACGGCGACCTCTTCCCGCTGCCGCAGGCCCGCATCTCGCGGTGGTCGTCGCTGCCGGGCATCGAGCGCGGCGTCGCGGGCAGCGGCGCGAAGATGTCGAAGTCGCTCGGCAACGCGGTCTTCCTGGGCGACAGCGCCGAGGTCGTGGCCGCCAAGCTCCGCACGCTCGAGTTCGGCGATGCCGAGCGCGCGTCACCGCACGAGCCCGCGTTACTGGTGTTCGCGCGGGTGTTCATGGGCGAGGACGAGGCCCGTGAGCTGGGTGCGGGCCTGCGCGCCGGTTCGCTGTCGCTGGCCGCCGCGCACGATGCACTCATCGCGGCGATCGAGCGGCGACTGCAGCCGATCCGCGAGCGCCGGAGCGCGCTCGCCGGTGAGGTCGGGCTGGTCGAGGAGATCATCGTCGACGGCACGATCCGTGCCCGCGAGGTCGCGAACGTGACGCTCGCACGGGCCCGCGAGGCGATCGGGCTCGAGCCGCTGTGGTCGGGCCTGGTGACCGCGACCCAGGCCCGCGCGAAGGCCAGGAAGCGACCGTACTAG
- a CDS encoding carboxypeptidase regulatory-like domain-containing protein, translating into MGSKRWIVVVVALVLALGGALTWFFVQHGRDEGAGDGTEGGVSDRARIVAEKHAARARGEVDIRTGSVSGRITAVDGGKPIAGAVVILTPKGMGDLSGQPRGRMADPLVARTDAGGGWRIEPVPPGRYTLGASAKGFLPGRIGKLDVAAAVDNGGHDLQLVAGGVELRGTVSDIGGGPVDGALVQITRTDEGNMLDFSRAPAAVFTDDEGHFVAHVPLGSFAVHAAHPEYVADTKNLEVAGPRSIEFVLTPGATIAGVVRTLPDGAPLAGALVTIGDADDSGFGIDLGGARVLTDDGGNFELRGLASGVHAVMARSGHYASAEPVEVAVGVAEQVSGVEIWVDRAYTISGFVVRRGEGDGEPLEGVLLGGFSLQPSALYVASSPSAQDGYFEILGVQPGNYMIGAVGEETLPNITGTSAQVVDADVNDVLVVMDPGVAIRGRVQPPTLANVRVVFDGEGMGLSGILTAIGNAMLRSRTEADGSFTLAPVASGKLKLVVDGDDGSHGELPVEVGAADLEGVVVELTARPSVGGIVNDAHGKPVAGVTVAMRSQAKQAGGGFNIDFNGGSRQGQHEATTAEDGRFIVRGVEPGRYDLMVEARALPLAWATPDDPASPSAPRDLEVDARGIEGLALQVEARDGVLRGSVVDEQGVPAADAWVTATREGETPFNRFTASSRERTAEEADDTSMRRFTRGFGAERPVLTDEQGHFEITGLRAGTYALEAEGDKGGARVRVEGVALGSSTKLQLDALGVISGTVRSSKPLEGLSVKLEGPVSRTKSVRDKAGAFRFDRLDPGHYELVAESKQGTAKGEVDLEEGKTATVTLEIRGWGKLRGLVVDGTGEPVAGLNVIAVGDGAVNSASMFSMFTGGGPRTDARGRFELDEVPPGDGNLTFVDPDDAGAGAAAEVKYHVDGGAEADLGTITAVRTAKVPVDERGDLGLRTRSASWSKRPRAKGAKDDREAPDEADHLWVFAVDIGGPAEAAGVEPGDEIVAIDGQQVSSLGAGTAARLLSRASVRDGQSVRLELDRAGSGQSATIVAKPFEKRPGPPR; encoded by the coding sequence ATGGGATCGAAGCGATGGATCGTGGTGGTGGTCGCGTTGGTGCTCGCCCTCGGGGGCGCGCTGACGTGGTTCTTCGTCCAGCACGGGCGCGACGAAGGTGCGGGTGACGGCACCGAGGGCGGCGTCAGCGATCGCGCGCGCATCGTGGCCGAGAAGCACGCCGCGCGGGCGCGGGGCGAGGTCGACATCCGCACAGGCAGCGTGAGCGGACGGATCACCGCCGTCGACGGCGGCAAGCCGATCGCCGGTGCGGTCGTGATCCTCACGCCCAAAGGCATGGGCGACCTGTCGGGGCAGCCTCGCGGGCGCATGGCCGACCCGCTCGTCGCGCGCACGGACGCCGGTGGCGGCTGGCGGATCGAGCCGGTGCCGCCGGGGCGCTACACCCTGGGCGCCAGCGCCAAGGGCTTCCTGCCCGGACGCATCGGCAAGCTCGACGTGGCCGCCGCGGTCGACAACGGCGGCCACGATCTCCAGCTCGTCGCCGGCGGTGTCGAGCTGCGCGGCACGGTGAGCGACATCGGCGGTGGCCCGGTCGACGGCGCGTTGGTGCAGATCACCCGCACCGACGAGGGCAACATGCTCGACTTCTCCCGCGCCCCGGCGGCGGTGTTCACCGACGACGAGGGCCACTTCGTCGCCCACGTGCCGCTCGGTAGCTTCGCGGTCCATGCCGCGCATCCCGAGTACGTCGCCGACACCAAGAACCTCGAGGTCGCCGGTCCACGGTCGATCGAGTTCGTGTTGACACCGGGCGCCACGATCGCGGGGGTCGTGCGCACGCTGCCCGACGGCGCGCCGCTGGCGGGGGCGCTGGTGACGATCGGCGACGCCGACGACAGCGGCTTCGGCATCGACCTCGGTGGCGCGCGCGTGCTGACCGACGACGGCGGCAACTTCGAGCTGCGCGGGCTGGCGTCGGGCGTCCACGCCGTCATGGCGCGCTCGGGCCACTACGCCTCGGCGGAGCCCGTCGAGGTCGCGGTCGGTGTGGCCGAGCAGGTCTCGGGGGTCGAGATCTGGGTCGACCGCGCGTACACGATCTCGGGCTTCGTCGTGCGTCGTGGCGAAGGCGATGGCGAGCCGCTCGAGGGCGTGTTGCTCGGCGGCTTCTCACTGCAGCCGAGTGCGCTGTACGTCGCATCGTCGCCCAGCGCCCAGGACGGCTACTTCGAGATCCTCGGGGTCCAGCCGGGCAACTACATGATCGGCGCAGTCGGTGAGGAGACGTTGCCCAACATCACCGGCACCAGCGCGCAGGTCGTCGACGCCGACGTCAACGACGTATTGGTCGTCATGGATCCCGGGGTCGCAATCCGCGGCCGCGTGCAGCCGCCCACCCTCGCCAATGTCCGCGTCGTGTTCGATGGCGAGGGCATGGGCCTGAGCGGCATCCTCACCGCGATCGGCAACGCGATGCTGCGCTCACGCACCGAGGCCGACGGTAGCTTCACGCTGGCACCGGTGGCGTCCGGCAAGCTGAAGCTGGTGGTCGACGGTGACGACGGCAGCCATGGTGAGCTGCCGGTCGAGGTCGGCGCCGCGGATCTCGAGGGCGTCGTGGTCGAGCTGACGGCGAGACCGTCGGTCGGTGGCATCGTCAACGATGCGCACGGTAAGCCGGTTGCGGGTGTGACGGTCGCCATGCGCAGCCAGGCGAAGCAGGCCGGCGGCGGCTTCAACATCGACTTCAACGGCGGCTCGCGGCAGGGGCAGCACGAGGCGACCACCGCCGAGGACGGGCGCTTCATCGTGCGTGGCGTCGAGCCTGGTCGCTACGACCTCATGGTCGAGGCGCGCGCGCTGCCGCTGGCATGGGCGACCCCCGACGATCCAGCGTCGCCATCGGCACCGCGGGATCTCGAGGTCGACGCCCGCGGCATCGAAGGGCTCGCGCTGCAGGTCGAGGCCCGCGACGGGGTGCTGCGCGGCAGCGTCGTCGACGAACAGGGCGTGCCGGCGGCGGATGCCTGGGTCACCGCCACGCGCGAGGGCGAGACGCCGTTCAATCGCTTCACCGCCAGCTCGCGCGAGCGCACTGCCGAGGAGGCCGACGACACCTCGATGCGACGCTTCACACGGGGCTTCGGCGCCGAGCGGCCAGTGCTCACCGACGAGCAGGGGCACTTCGAGATCACCGGCCTGCGCGCGGGCACCTACGCGCTCGAGGCCGAGGGCGACAAGGGCGGTGCGCGTGTACGGGTCGAAGGCGTCGCGCTCGGGAGCAGCACCAAGCTGCAGCTCGACGCGCTGGGCGTGATCAGCGGCACCGTGCGGTCGAGCAAGCCGCTCGAGGGCTTGAGCGTCAAGCTCGAGGGCCCGGTGTCGCGCACGAAGTCGGTGCGCGACAAGGCCGGCGCGTTCCGCTTCGACCGCCTCGATCCCGGCCACTACGAGCTGGTCGCCGAGAGCAAGCAGGGCACGGCCAAGGGCGAGGTCGATCTCGAGGAGGGCAAGACCGCCACCGTCACGCTCGAGATCCGCGGGTGGGGCAAGCTGCGCGGCCTGGTGGTCGACGGCACCGGTGAGCCGGTCGCAGGCCTCAACGTGATCGCCGTCGGCGACGGCGCGGTGAACTCGGCCTCGATGTTCTCGATGTTCACAGGTGGTGGGCCGCGCACCGACGCGCGCGGCCGCTTCGAGCTCGACGAGGTGCCGCCCGGCGACGGCAATCTGACCTTCGTCGATCCCGACGACGCGGGTGCTGGCGCGGCCGCGGAGGTGAAGTACCACGTCGACGGCGGCGCCGAGGCCGACCTCGGCACGATCACCGCGGTCCGTACCGCCAAGGTGCCGGTCGACGAACGCGGCGATCTCGGCCTGCGCACCCGCAGCGCGAGCTGGTCGAAGCGACCGCGCGCCAAGGGTGCGAAGGACGATCGCGAGGCGCCCGACGAGGCCGATCATCTGTGGGTGTTCGCGGTCGACATCGGTGGACCCGCCGAGGCCGCGGGCGTCGAGCCCGGCGACGAGATCGTCGCGATCGACGGCCAGCAGGTGTCGTCGCTCGGCGCTGGCACGGCGGCGCGGCTGCTCTCCCGCGCGAGCGTGCGGGACGGGCAGAGTGTCCGGCTCGAGCTCGATCGCGCCGGCAGTGGCCAGAGCGCGACGATTGTCGCCAAGCCGTTCGAGAAGCGCCCGGGCCCGCCGCGCTAG